In Dysidea avara chromosome 3, odDysAvar1.4, whole genome shotgun sequence, a single window of DNA contains:
- the LOC136248376 gene encoding uncharacterized protein — protein MIILLVLLLSLLHSTGCTVYTVTPDDHYYPNTTCHHCHCLQYYMLNTTKYFTSNTQILFLPGLHHLHTDLIIQSVHNISLIGSTTNGTASDTIIQCNSSIGIVLTNVTNLVIKHITINNCTKQYSSTLKNDLLLEHSYNVQLAHVALFGGLQPSRNRYALRAVNVLGSSVFTDLTCNGIIVKYNETIVQGKHHKLLIEDYHIVPDEDVHGNTIIMVLMYQELYKVEFEVYNSKFSILDEKTLFKSQLTQNKFGNLIHINYCFITQTTYSKVFYFKVSSSVSCTAAHHLVKFTNSKFYDSNVEGLYHFYMRMVVLISIESIITDVEIKNCIFKNGRYEHLIHLYANCYGLNFTKISKISISNTTFSSMNSLNSLIDISNTLLLLEGPVVFTQINIVLHNAIISLCQEDGNVIFHNYIEFSESNFDEGAFIAFEMCQFFQSRNQDRYIVLQENTLVNITNNNYTPPLHKIRHSFYPPCYFQFISERDNLDIDFAIGSPLNYSIVLNNDRSADFFQHVMIHCYWLSGTAFTTTKPYDVYRKFIKSDHPLFTHERVICSCINNSYPDCHTHVLATIYPGQTLTQQLALNQHQLRIFNSPSLIKIETEQSIVPETACNLVKINEVNQLLYNHCTPTQYTIIHSDFSYYTYWCELFIAIRNPAFTEKSHYNIFLINFLSCPPGFAQLNGTCTCDPLLNSKQLSITTCDINYQAILRPANAWLSAIITNNSYQYRVSPHCPLRYCLPHPTQLNFSTLNSQCQFNRSGQLCGQCQQGLSTVFGSSQCQDCSNSNYYLFLIIPFAIAGLVLVLLLFTLNLTVTDGDINGFVLYVNIISINSHVFFPVNNSIQPSYIFISIANLDLGIQTCFYNGMDDYAKMWLQLVFPAYLIIIATSLIIASRHSTRIQRVTACRALPILATLFLLSYTKVLHTNSSVLFYYSTIVHLPSKHTRLVWAVDANITLFGFKHTILFVVCLILFIILLLFNAILIFTKVLSRFKLINRFKPLIDAFQGPHKYKYYYWTGVQLVMRAVFFGLSALDRNVNLSIGVILLAITIAVHADFIPFKEKAKHYNETIFLLNLLILYTFSFGYHSVGVDIMIMIAAVQLVIIIIYHVITNVCGGMIMYTLTNIVNNVIRWINRLNHVPQIHRELNNVPPDKAYNYLEYQEPLIGED, from the coding sequence ATGATTATCCTACTGGTCCTGCTGCTCTCACTACTACACAGTACAGGTTGTACTGTCTACACTGTGACACCTGATGATCACTACTATCCTAacactacatgtcatcattgtcattgCCTACAATATTACATGCTCAATAccaccaaatacttcacctctaacactCAAATACTCTTCCTGCCAGGACTACATCACCTTCACACTGATCTCATCATACAAAGTGTTCACAACATTTCACTCATTGGTAGTACAACTAATGGAACAGCATCAGACACCATCATCCAGTGTAACTCATCAATTGGTATTGTATTAACAAATGTTACCAACTTGGTAATAAAACATATCACGATTAACAATTGTACAAAACAATACTCTAGTACACTTAAAAATGATTTGCTTCTTGAGCACTCTTACAACGTTCAACTAGCTCATGTAGCATTATTTGGAGGATTACAACCGTCAAGGAATAGATATGCTTTAAGAGCAGTAAATGTGTTGGGCAGCTCTGTATTCACAGATTTAACATGTAATGGAATAATAGTAAAATACAATGAGACTATAGTGCAAGGAAAACATCATAAACTATTGATAGAAGACTATCACATTGTACCTGATGAGGATGTACATggtaatactataattatggtgCTTATGTATCAAGAGCTATACAAAGTGGAGTTTGAAGTGTACAACTCAAAGTTTAGCATTTTGGATGAAAAGACATTGTTTAAGTCACAGCTAACTCAAAACAAGTTTGGAAACTTAATCCATATCAACTATTGCTTTATAACTCAAACAACTTATTCGAAAGTGTTCTATTTTAAAGTCTCATCTTCAGTATCTTGCACAGCGGCACACCACCTAGTTAAATTTACCAACAGTAAATTCTATGACAGCAATGTAGAAGGTTTATACCATTTCTATATGAGGATGGTAGTATTGATCAGTATAGAAAGTATTATCACTGATGTGGAGATAAAAAACTGTATTTTCAAAAATGGTAGATATGAACACCTTATTCACTTATATGCTAATTGCTATGGTTTGAATTTTACAAAGAtttctaaaatttccatttcaaACACAACATTTTCTTCTATGAACAGTCTAAATTCTTTGATAGATATATCAAATACGTTACTACTGTTAGAAGGTCCAGTGGTATTCACACAAATTAACATTGTACTGCATAATGCAATTATTTCTCTATGCCAAGAAGATGGTAATGTTATATTTCATAATTACATTGAATTTTCTGAATCAAACTTTGATGAAGGGGCTTTTATTGCATTTGAAATGTGTCAATTCTTTCAAAGCAGAAATCAAGATAGATATATTGTGCTTCAAGAAAACACTCTTGTAAATATAACCAACAACAATTATACGCCACCACTTCACAAAATAAGGCATAGCTTCTATCCACCGTGCTATTTTCAATTTATCAGTGAAAGAGATAATCTTGATATTGACTTTGCAATTGGATCACCATTAAACTACTCCATTGTTCTTAACAATGACAGATCAGCTGACTTCTTTCAGCATGTAATGATCCACTGTTATTGGCTATCCGGTACAGCATTTACTACAACAAAGCCTTATGATGTGTACAGGAAATTCATCAAATCAGATCATCCTTTATTTACACATGAAAGAGTTATTTGTAGCTGTATAAATAATAGTTACCCAGATTGTCATACTCATGTACTAGCTACTATCTATCCTGGACAAACACTTACACAACAGTTGGCCTTAAACCAGCACCAGCTACGTATATTTAATAGCCCATCACTTATTAAAATAGAAACAGAACAAAGTATAGTTCCAGAAACTGCATGTAATTTGGTTAAAATTAATGAGGTAAATCAACTGCTATACAACCATTGTACACCTACTCAGTATACTATCATTCATAGTGACTTTAGTTATTACACATATTGGTGCGAGTTGTTCATAGCAATACGAAACCCAGCATTTACTGAAAAAAGTCATTATAATATATTTTTAATCAATTTTCTATCTTGTCCACCTGGTTTTGCCCAACTAAATGGAACATGTACATGTGATCCACTTCTAAATTCAAAACAACTATCAATCACTACTTGTGATATTAACTATCAAGCTATACTACGACCTGCCAATGCTTGGTTATCTGCTATCATCACTAACAACTCATACCAATATCGCGTATCTCCTCATTGTCCATTACGATATTGTCTACCTCACCCAACACAACTTAACTTCTCAACTCTTAACTCACAGTGCCAGTTTAACAGATCTGGTCAATTGTGTGGACAATGTCAACAAGGTCTCAGTACTGTATTTGGTTCCTCTCAATGCCAAGACTGCAGCAACTCCAACTACTACTTGTTTCTCATTATACCATTTGCAATTGCAGGTCTTGTGTTAGTCCTGCTACTCTTCACTCTCAACCTCACAGTAACTGATGGAGATATTAATGGTTTTGTTTTGTATGTTAATATCATCAGTATTAACAGTCACGTGTTCTTCCCAGTGAATAATTCCATTCAACCTTCCTATATATTTATTTCCATTGCTAATCTTGATTTGGGTATTCAAACGTGtttctacaatggtatggatgattATGCTAAGATGTGGCTACAATTAGTATTTCCTGCATATCTCATCatcattgctacatcactcatcATAGCAAGTCGTCATTCAACTAGAATACAAAGGGTCACAGCTTGCAGAGCCCTACCAATACTTGCTACACTcttcctattgtcctatactaaagTCCTTCATACCAATTCAAGTGTTTTGTTCTATTACTCCACTATCGTTCACCTTCCCAGTAAACATACCAGATTAGTGTGGGCAGTGGATGCTAATATAACTTTATTTGGTTTCAAGCATACTATTTTATTCGTAGTTTGCCTCATACTGTTCATAATACTGTTACTATTTAATGCAATCCTTATTTTCACTAAGGTGCTGTCAAGGTTTAAGCTGATAAACCGATTTAAACCACTTATTGATGCATTCCAAGGTCCACACAAGTACAAATATTATTACTGGACTGGTGTACAACTAGTTATGAGAGCCGTTTTCTTTGGATTATCAGCTTTGGACAGAAATGTCAACCTTTCCATTGGTGTAATACTGCTTGCCATAACTATAGCTGTTCATGCTGATTTCATCCCATTCAAAGAGAAAGCAAAACATTATAATGAAACAATTTTCTTACTTAACCTGTTAATATTGTATACATTCTCATTTGGTTATCATAGTGTTGGTGTCGACATAATGATTATGATTGCTGCAGTTCAGTTAGTGATAATCATCATATACCATGTCATTACTAATGTGTGTGGTGGAATGATCATGTACACGTTAACAAACATTGTCAACAATGTTATAAGATGGATCAACAGACTAAACCATGTACCACAAATTCATCGTGAATTAAACAATGTGCCACCTGATAAAGCTTATAATTATCTGGAATATCAAGAGCCACTCATCGGTGAAGATTAG
- the LOC136251805 gene encoding uncharacterized protein, with amino-acid sequence MIMPVLSFILLGMTCLSATVHAQDNKQITILPYRQLMTPGWISDNADIIGPHSLKPDHFEILPTTGANEQCSLQIQLVAPGVLTSTYSVVVKLTIAMDVLLANVADHDPLFGISDGTSFVGFRAFDRVNYGELPPCQPTEGDSINGTLQNETATDGPKVSRRSSYSSEIKMQFRPNEQWGSCHTEQTSAGYTIIGNYQRDVDYSKGLFLRMYRNNPSEKYYIKYIVVEVDLE; translated from the exons ATGATAATGCCAGTTTTATCCTTCATACTATTGGGAATGACCTGTCTGTCTGCTACTGTACATGCACAGGATAACAAGCAG ATCACCATTTTACCTTATCGACAACTGATGACTCCCGGCTGGATATCTGACAACGCTGACATTATTGGACCACACTCTCTCAAGCCTGACCATTTTGAGATCCTCCCTACAACTGGAGCAAATGAGCAATGTTCATTACAAATTCAACTGGTAGCTCCTGGTGTCCTCACATCTACCTACTCTGTTGTTGTGAAGCTCACTATTGCCATGGATGTGCTGCTGGCTAATGTGGCAGATCATGATCCCTTGTTTGGTATAAGTGATGGAACATCTTTTGTTGGCTTTAGAGCATTTGACAGAGTCAACTATGGTGAATTGCCACCATGTCAGCCTACCGAAGGTGATAGCATTAATGGAACACTTCAAAATGAAACAGCCACCGATGGACCCAAAGTATCCCGTAGATCAAGTTACTCTAGTGAGATTAAGATGCAATTCAGGCCAAATGAGCAGTGGGGATCATGCCACACTGAGCAAACTTCAGCAGGATATACTATCATTGGTAACTACCAACGTGATGTTGACTACTCAAAGGGATTGTTCCTTAGGATGTACCGTAACAACCCTTCTGAAAAATATTACATCAAATACATCGTGGTTGAAGTTGACTTGGAATGA